DNA from Flavobacterium aestivum:
ATATTACTCACTCTAGATCATAATTTTAATGAAACTCAGGCATTCGATATTGACTTAAACACCTTTGAAATCCAAGAAAAAAAATTTACACAACCCACACCAAAAAGAGCAGTAGGATTGGCTAATTCTTTTTACCATGAAAATAAAATATACCAATTCAACACTAATGAGGATGAGTTATTATTTGAAATAAAAGACTATAAATCGAATGAAATAATCAAAACCATTCAGGTTCCAAAAACAGATACTATTTCCTTCAAGAGTTCTCCTTTATTAATTCAAATTGATGGTCAAAGATCAAAAGAAATAAAAAATACCGCTAAGTTTCTGCAACGTTTATTGTTTCTGAATACAGGATTAACAGTTTATAAGACGCCTAAAAGCATTTTGATTACATTAGGAGGCACAAGTGACCCCCAAACCAATTATGTTGACCTTTCCACAAGAATAAGTGCTGCAGTCGAAGCGAATTTTACTGACATTGCCTATGATTTGCTAAACAATGTAGGTCCAACAACTGTTTATTTTGAAAGTGTATTTGATAAAAAACTACAACAAACCAAAAAAGAGCAAGAACCACTTGCTATAGATTTTATTTCTCGTTTTAAAAACGAGCATTCCGAGATAAATTTAGAAAGTACCATCCGATTCAAAAACTACTATATTTTTGGGTATTATGATGTTTATGCCAAACAATATATTATGCGCAAATTTACTGACGGATTTGATCTTCCTTTTTAACACAAAATCAGCTTTATGACTCCAAATGTCTCATAAAGTAGTATAATTTCAGAATAGCTTTTATCCTAAAAAAAGATTTTCGTGAGTAATTTTTTTTTAACTTTACTGAAAACTAAAGATTATGCTATCAAAAAACATTGAAACTGCGTTAAACAAACAAATCCGTATAGAAGCTGAATCCTCTCAAACCTATTTATCGATGGCTTGTTGGGCTGAAGTGAACGGATTAGAGGGAATCGCTCAATTTATGTACGCTCAATCAGATGAGGAGCGTTTGCACATGCTCAAATTAATCAAATATGTAAACGAACGTGGTGGTCATTCTCAAGTTACCGACTTGAAAGCTCCAAAAACAACATACGAAACTTTCAAAGGAATGTTTGAAGAATTATACAAACACGAAGTTTTTGTTTCGCAATCGATTAATGAATTAGTACATATTACGTTTGAAGAAAAAGATTATGCCACTCATAATTTCTTGCAATGGTATGTAGCTGAACAAATTGAAGAAGAAGCTACTGCCAAATCAATTTTAGACAAAATCAACTTGATTGGTGATGACAAAGGCGGATTGTATCTTTTTGATCGAGACATTCAGCAAATCGCACCTAACAATACTGCTACTACAGCCAAATAATTAAGACACTTCTTATAAATAAATCCTCAAATTGTTTTAGTCACAATTTGAGGATTTTTTTTGCTTCAAAAAACGTTAAATTTTATTTAGAATAGATAAAAATAACATACATTTGCCCTAGTATTTAACACTTTACACATTGAGCAAGAAAGAAAAAGAGAAAAAGAAGAAAAAGGATAAAAAAAA
Protein-coding regions in this window:
- a CDS encoding ferritin, with product MLSKNIETALNKQIRIEAESSQTYLSMACWAEVNGLEGIAQFMYAQSDEERLHMLKLIKYVNERGGHSQVTDLKAPKTTYETFKGMFEELYKHEVFVSQSINELVHITFEEKDYATHNFLQWYVAEQIEEEATAKSILDKINLIGDDKGGLYLFDRDIQQIAPNNTATTAK